The DNA window CAAGATGTAATGGTCGTAGCGAACTTACCATACTATGTAACAACACCAATATTACTGAAATTATTAATGGACCGTTTACCAATTCGTGGAATGGTTGTCATGATGCAAAAAGAAGTAGCGGATCGAATTACTGCCTCACCAGGTACAAAAGCATATGGTTCGCTGTCGATAGCTATTCAATACTATATGAAAGCGGAAGTAGCAATGGTTGTTCCAAAGGCTGTTTTTATGCCTCAGCCTAATGTGGATTCTGCGGTTATAAAACTTACTCGACATGAGACACCTCCCGTCCATGTAATTGATGAAGACTTTTTATTTAAAGTTTCAAGAGGATCGTTTGTTCAAAGAAGAAAAACAATTATTAATAATCTGCAGTCCTCTTTACCAAACGGGAAAGAGAAAAAAGAGTTAATCATTCAATCATTAGAAAAAGTGAATATCGATCCAACAAGAAGAGGCGAAACTTTATCAATCGTAGAATTTGGTCAACTAGCGGATGAGCTATATCCTCATTTTCATTAATAACACTTGTTACAATATTAGTAATGTTTATAAATAAAAGTGTTGTATATAAATAATAAAAACGTTGACAAATATGTGTTATGATTGTTAAAATATTTTGTTTGACAAAAATTATAAACGATGTTATCATAGTATTCAGTGAGGTGTAAGCGAAATGCCAAAAACTTTAGCTGATATTAAGAAGTCATTAGATCATCATTTAGGCAAACGTTTGCAGTTAAAAGCAAACGGAGGACGAAAGAAAACAATCGAACGTGCCGGTGTATTAAGAGAAACTTACCATGCTGTATTCGTTATCGACTTGGATCAAGATGAAAATTCTTTTGAACGTGTATCTTATAGTTATGCAGACATTTTGACAGAAGCAGTAGAAATCACTATTTTTGATGAAGCAAATAATTTAATAGTTGTGAAATGATTGTTTAGAACTTTTATTTTCGATTTTTTATATTTAAAAAACTCCTTCTCTGTTCAGCTGAATAGAAAAGGAGTTTTTTTCTGTTTTCCGGACATACTTATAAAGCTAGTTGTTCAACTTAATTCAGTGATGTTTATTTGCAACGAGCTTGCGCAGTGGCGAGAAGTAAAGATACAAGCTGAATAAAGTTACTGCCTCAGGCGGATGGCACAGATTTTGCATTAGGATGTTAGCTTATGTTCGTCGTACTCACGCGAGAGTAACTGACTGTCCTGCATCCTGCAGGTCCAACCACAAATCAAAATCTAGATGAAAATACACCGAGGCGTATTTGAAAAGGAGGATTCCCCATTTGGCTAGAAAAGGTATTATGTCTAAAGAATTAAAAGAAGAGATTGCAAAAGATCTTGGATTTTATGAGGTAGTCAAGACCGAAGGCTGGGGTGGAATAAAATCACGTGATGCAGGTAATATGGTAAAGCGAGCAATTGAAATGGCTGAACAGCAATCGAAGTTGCCAAAGTAAATCTTGAATATGACTATTCTGGTTACAAACCGGTATGCAAACGAAATCCAAAGAATAGTGGACAACTAGCAAGGAGAAAAGGCGGAGAAATCCGCCTTTTCTTTTTTGTGTTGTACAAGCATGCTTTTCGTTTTTTTCAAATAGAAATTACTGTGGTAAAATAGGGGACAATATATGTTGGAAAAGGAGCAGATGGAATGTATTATGTAAAAGCGCCTGCCAAAATAAACTTAACACTGGATGTATTACATAAACGTCCTGATGGTTACCATGAAGTCGAAATGATTATGACAACAGTTGATTTGGCGGACCGTATTGGATTAGAAGTAAGAGAAGATGGAGAAATACATATTTTGTCAGTTGATCGTTTTGTGCCAAATGATCATCGAAACTTAGCCTATCAAGCCGCAAAAGTACTGAAAGATACGTATCAGGTGAAATTAGGAGTTTCCATTAAAATTGAGAAAAACATACCAGTGGCTGCCGGTTTAGCTGGTGGTAGCAGTGATGCCGCTGCAACGTTAAGAGGATTAAATACAATTTGGGGTTTAGGACTTACTTTGGACGAGCTCGCCCAAATTGGTACGAAGATAGGGTCAGATGTTCCTTTTTGTGTATACGGTGGTACAGCACTTGCAACGGGTAGAGGAGAAAAGATACGAGAACTACCAGCTCCCGCAAATTGTTGGATAATCCTAGCAAAGCCAACGTTAGGAGTTTCGACAGCAGATATTTATGGTAATTTAAAAATAAATAATATAGTACATCCAAATACAAAACATATGGTTAAAGCAATAGAGGAAAAAGATTTTGATTTGATGTGTGCTTCCGTAGGGAATGTATTAGAAGAGGTTACTCTAAAGTTATATCCAGAGGTTGCTGGATTAAAAGAACAAATGCAAAAGTTTGGTGCAGATGCTGTGTTGATGAGTGGTAGCGGCCCAACTGTGTTTGGGCTGGTCAACCAAGAGTCGAGAGTGCAGAGGGTATATAATGGACTTCGTGGTTTTTGTGATGAGGTTTATGCAGTTCGATTAATTGGAGACCGGGATTCACTTGCTTAAACACGGATAATTGTGTTAAGTTTTTAATAAAATATTCGTGATTTGAGGTGATTATATGAAATGGAAAAGAAGTGAACGGCTTGTAGACATGACTCACTATCTAATTGAACACCCTCATAAATTAATTTCTTTAACGTTCTTTGCTTCATTGTATGAATCAGCTAAGTCTTCTATTAGTGAAGATTTAACTATTGTAAAAGAAACGTTTGAAGAAAGAGGTAGAGGTTTACTTGTAACTGTGCCTGGAGCAGCAGGTGGCGTAAAATTTATACCTACAATGACTGATCAAGATGTAAAACAAATTGCTGCAGATTTAATCGAACAGCTTTCCAAAGTAGAGCGCCTGTTACCTGGTGGCTACTTATATATGACGGACTTGTTGGGGAACCCGTCTCTTATGAATAAGGTCGGTAAAGTTTTTGCCTCAGCTTTTGCTAATGAAAAAATAGATGCAATTATGACGGTTGCCACAAAAGGTATTCCTATTGCACATGCCATAGCTAGACATTTAAATGTACCAGTCGTAGTTGTTCGTAGAGATAGCAAAGTGACAGAAGGTCCAACAGTAAGTATTAATTATGTTTCTGGATCTGCAAGACGTATTCAAACAATGGTTCTTTCCAAAAGAAGTATGGAAAAAGGGCAGCGAGTATTAGTCACCGATGACTTTATGAAAGTCGGAGGTACGATTAATGGGATGAAGAGTTTACTAGAAGAATTTAATTGTGAGCTTGCAGGCATTGCTGTATTAGTAGAGGCAGAGCATGAAGGTGAACAGTTAGTAGACGATTATTTATCTCTTGTAAAACTTCATGAAGTCAATGAAAAAGATGGCACAATAGCATTAACTGAAGGAAATTATTTTGAGAAGGGTGGAAATTTAGATGAAAGCAGTATCAACAACTAATGCACCAGCGGCTATCGGACCTTATGTTCAAGGGGTCATTGTAAATGGAATGTTTTATAGCTCAGGTCAAATTCCATTAACACCTGGAGGAGAAGTAGTAGAAGGTTCTATTACAGAACAAACAGCACAGGTATTTGCTAATCTAGATGCAGTACTGACGGAAGCAGGTTCTTCCTTATCAAAAGTAGTAAAGACATTAGTCTTTTTAAAAGACATGAACGATTTTGTTGAATTTAACGAAGCATATGAAAAACATTTTGAGGGGCACAAACCAGCGCGTTCTGCAGTAGAGGTTGCTCGACTACCGAAAGATGTAAAAGTAGAAATAGAAGTAATAGCAATTATATAAGATAAAAAGTATGTTTTCTTCGGAAAGCATGCTTTTTTTTTGAAAGAATAAGAAAGTATATAATTTTCCATTCCATAAATCCAGTGTTCAGATATTTTGGAGAAAAAATCGATTCAATACTACTGTTGATTCCCGTTACAGGCGGACGCTTTCCGCGGGGTGAGCGATGAACCATCACCGCCGCTACGCGTCCGTTGTGATGGTTCATCTGTCTCACTCATCCCGCTGGAGTCGCCGCCTTTCACTACAATCAAGTAAATGTTTTCAAATCAATCATAAAAGAAAGGACAACTAAAAGATTTGGGAAGTATATAGTTTTGGAGTGCATAAAGTTACTGGTGCTTTGAACGATAGGAAAATGCAGTGGATTGTATACAAGGTAAGGTAGAGGGGGATGGACCTGTTAGCAAACAAGAATCTTTAAGAAGAGCATTTCTGCTAATTTTCTTCTACTGGTAAAAGAGTATATGACCTAAAAATAGTTAGGATCTATTATATAGAGGAGCACTAGAGCCCCCGAAATTGCATCTTCGGGGGCTTTCAACATGAGTAAGATAGAATCTATTCACTCATTATCTAAAAAGATCTTAACCTTATTCGTACTGTTGAAGAAGGGCGACGGACGGACAAACGGCATAAGATTACCGAGAAAATAGAGGCTGGTCGTGACGTCAGTCACGACCAGCCTCTATTAAAAATCAATCGGTAATGATAGAGCAATAAGTCTGTCCAAAGACCTCCGAAAACGATACAAAGTTTTAAAGATTTTGGAAATGAAAGAATTGGCTAGTTCCTTTTTATAAAGTAAGCAGTAAAAGATGCACTTAGCCCTGGGTAATGATGTAGTGATCATTTCGTCAAAAGCAAATCAAAAACGTACAAGTGCAAAATGGGATCCTTGCACATTTCTTGTAAAATTTTAATGGTGTAAATTGGATAATCAACAGCCGTGATGAAATATTACAGGATTCTAAGAATACGTATTTTAATACTTTTGTTTTACAATATTAAAAATATTCGTAAATAAAGAAGGACATTTTAAATTTTTGTGGAATAGTAAATAAGATGGATTTTTGTAATTTGAAAAAAGGGGTGGTGAAGAAATGGAAGTAACTGACGTGAGATTACGCAAAGTACTGACAGATGGCCGTATGAGGGCTATCGCTTCCATTACACTGGACAACGAATTTGTTGTACATGATATACGAGTAATTGATGGAAATGATGGATTATTTGTTGCGATGCCGAGTAAGAGAACTCCTGAAGGCGAATTTCGTGACATTGCACATCCGATAAATTCTGGAACCCGCTCAAAAATTCAAGAAGCGGTATTATATGCTTATCATCTAAGTGATGATGTAGAAGAAGAAAGATTAAAAGAAGCAAGCATATAATAGTATAATTACAAAACAAAACCATTTCTATGATAGAGATGGTTTTTTTGTGCAGTAAAGTTGTCTATATTACTTGTTTTGTAATGTATTTGTCAAGAGATATTTCCTTGAAAAATCGCTTCATTTCGGCTATAGTCAAAAGAGGAAATTAGCCCACTGGAGGGAAAACGGAAAATGACAAATACTTACGCGGTCGTATTAGCTGCTGGTAAGGGAACTCGTATGAAGTCTAGTCTATATAAAGTATTACATCCTGTTTGTGGAAAGCCTATGGTAGAACACGTTGTAGAAAACATGGAGAAGCTAGGTGTTGAAAAAATTGTCACGATCGTAGGCCACGGTGCAGAAACTGTTCAAAGTCAGTTAGGGAATAGAAGTGAATATGCTCTACAAGTAGAGCAACTAGGAACTGCCCATGCCGTATTACAGGCTGAGCCAGCACTTGCAACTCTTTCAGGTACAACGATTGTTATATGTGGTGATACACCACTTATAACCGTAGAAACGATGAATAATCTATTAAATCATCACAAACAGACTGGTGCTAAAGCAACCATCTTAACTGCAATTGCGGATAATCCAACTGGTTATGGGAGAATTATTCGATCGGAAGATGGAAATGTTAAAAGCATTGTAGAACAAAAAGATGCATCACAAGAAGAACTGCTTGTAAATGAGATTAACTCTGGAACGTATTGTTTTGATAACGAAGCTTTGTTTAAATCTATAAAGTTAGTTAAAAATGAAAACGCTCAAGGTGAATATTATTTACCGGATGTAATCGAGATTTTACAAAAAGAAGGCGAAGTAATTTCAGCCTTTGCTGCAAATGAATTTGAAGAATCACTAGGGATAAATGATCGTATAGCATTATCTCAAGCAGAACAAATTATGCGTTCTCGTATTGCACATCATCATATGCGTGAAGGCGTAACGATTATAGATCCTCAAAATACATACATTAGTAGCGAGGCCATTATTGGTCCTGACACGGTTCTTCAGCCTGGAGTAATCATCGAAGGTAAAACTACTATTGGAGAAAACTGCACGATAGGTCCAAACAGCCATATTGTTTCAAGTGTAATTGGAAATGGAACAACTATCCATTCATCTGTCGTTTTATCTAGCGAAGTGGGAGATCACACAGCTATTGGTCCATTTGCGCATATTCGACCAAAGTCAGAGGTTGGCAATGATGTAAAAATCGGAAACTTTGTCGAAGTAAAAAAATCGACAGTAGGGAACGGAAGTAAAATTTCTCATTTAAGTTATATGGGGGATGCATCCATTGGTTCGAATGTAAACGTTGGATGTGGAGCGATTACTGTAAACTATGATGGAGAAAATAAGTTTGTAACAACGATTGAAGACGATGCTTTTGTTGGCTGTAACTCCAATTTAATAGCACCAGTTACGATTGGCAGTAGAGCATATGTTGCTGCAGGTTCTACTATTACAAAAGATGTACCTGGAGAAGCACTTGCAATAGGCCGTGTTCGACAGGAGAATAAAGAAGGCTACGTAAACAAACAAAAACTAAAATAACCCACAACTCAGGAGGATTACCATGCCAGAACAATATGCAAACTCAAAATTGAAAATATTTACTCTTAATTCTAATAGAGAATTAGCAGAAGAAATCGCAAAAGAAGTAGGAGTACCTCTAGGTAAAAGTACAGTTACTAGATTTAGTGATGGTGAAGTACAGATCAATATCGAGGAAAGTATTCGTGGATGCGATGTATTCATTGTTCAATCAACTTCAGGCCCTGTAAACGAACATCTTATGGAATTATTAATAATGCTTGATGCACTAAAACGTGCCTCAGCTCGTACAATTAGTGTAGTAATCCCTTACTACGGATATGCACGTCAGGACAGAAAAGCACGTGCTCGTGAGCCAATCACAGCTAAACTTGTAGCAGATTTATTAACAACTGCAGGCGCAACTCGTGCGATCGTACTTGATCTACATGCTCCACAAATTCAAGGATTCTTTAATATTCCAATAGATCATTTAGTGGCAGCTCCAATTTTATCTGATTACTTCTTAGGTAAGAACTTTGATCCGGCAGAATTGGTTATCGTATCCCCTGACCACGGTGGTGTAACTCGTGCTCGTAAAATGGCAGATCGTCTAAAAGCTCCAATTGCAATTATTGATAAACGTCGTCCGCGTCCAAACGTGGCAGAGGTTATGAATATCGTAGGTAATGTAGAAGGTAAAACAGCTATATTAATTGATGACATTATTGATACTGCTGGCACCATTTCTATTGCAGCAGCAGCACTTATGGAAAGTGGCGCAAAAGAAGTATACGCTTGCTGCACACACCCAGTATTATCTGGACCAGCAATTGAACGTATTGATAATTCTGTTATAAAAGAATTAGTCATTACTAACTCTATTCAATTAGCTGAAGATAAAACTTCTCCAAAAATCAAAGAATTGTCTGTTGCAAAATTGTTAGGTGATGCAATTGTACGAGTTTTCGAAGAGAAATCTGTAAGTACATTATTTGATTGATCCTATAACGTTTGAAACGTCCTCCAAATGGGTATATATCTAAATAGGATAAGAACTTATTGGAGGATGAAAATAGATGAGCACATTAGTTAAAACTCAAAAGCGTGAACATAAAGATAATGCGAAGTTACGAAAAAGTGGTTTCATCCCAGCGGTAGTTTATGGATTTGAATTGGAAACACAATCGATTGCCTTAAATGAAAAAGATCTATCCAAAGCGCTTCGAGAAGTTGGTCGGAATGGTGTCATGAAACTAGAAGTAGACGGTAAACCTGTCAACGTAGTATTAAGTGATTACCAAATGAATATTTTAAAAGGTCAAATAATTCATGCAGACTTTTTAGCGATCAATATGAAGGAAGAACTAGAAGTAAACGTCATAGTGAATATGATTGGTGATTTAGTAGGAGCTTCCGAGGGTGGAATGCTTCAACAACCGAACCGAGAAATTACGATTAAGGTGAAACCTTCTGATATTCCTGAAAGTATTGATGTGGATGTATCGAACATGGTAATTGGTGATACCTTAACAGTCGCAGATATTCGAGCAAAAAAACACTATACAATTGTGAATGAAGATGACTATACACTAGTAACTGTTTCAGCACCTCGCGTCGAAGTGGAAGAAACTGAATCAACCGAAGCTGACGGAGCTGAAGTCACTGAAGAAACAATAACAGAAGAATAATAAATCAAAAGAGGTTGTCCTAAGGCAATCTCTTTTGTTTTGAATATGATAAACTAAAGGAAATACGTATTAAAGGAATGGAATGGAATGAAAATTATTGTAGGTCTTGGAAATCCAGGGAAGCAATTTGAATCGACTAGGCATAATATTGGTTTTCATGTAATAGATGAGCTTTCCAGTCGATTAAATATACCGCTTACACAATCGAAGTTTAATGGGATGTACGGTATTTCTCATGTTGGAACGGAAAAAGTGATGTTATTAAAACCGCTAACATATATGAATTTATCCGGAGAATGTATTGTACCTATGATGGATTATTTTGAGGTTGAAGATGACCAAATAGTTGTTATTTATGATGACCTAGATTTACAAGTAGGAAAACTTCGACTACGTCAAAAGGGAAGCGCTGGTGGTCATAACGGCATAAAATCTATTATTCAGCATCTTGGTACACAAGAATTTAATCGTATTCGTATTGGAGTAGATCGCCCTAAAAACGGGATGAAAGTTCCAGA is part of the Psychrobacillus sp. FSL H8-0483 genome and encodes:
- the rsmA gene encoding 16S rRNA (adenine(1518)-N(6)/adenine(1519)-N(6))-dimethyltransferase RsmA, with protein sequence MHKDIATPIRTQEILKKYGFSFKKSLGQNFLIDPNILRNIVGHADLTKDSAAIEVGPGIGALTEHLARAAGKVVAFEIDQRLLPVLEDTLSPYDNVEIIHSDILEADVKALFKEKLSDFQDVMVVANLPYYVTTPILLKLLMDRLPIRGMVVMMQKEVADRITASPGTKAYGSLSIAIQYYMKAEVAMVVPKAVFMPQPNVDSAVIKLTRHETPPVHVIDEDFLFKVSRGSFVQRRKTIINNLQSSLPNGKEKKELIIQSLEKVNIDPTRRGETLSIVEFGQLADELYPHFH
- a CDS encoding Veg family protein, with the protein product MPKTLADIKKSLDHHLGKRLQLKANGGRKKTIERAGVLRETYHAVFVIDLDQDENSFERVSYSYADILTEAVEITIFDEANNLIVVK
- a CDS encoding small, acid-soluble spore protein, alpha/beta type yields the protein MARKGIMSKELKEEIAKDLGFYEVVKTEGWGGIKSRDAGNMVKRAIEMAEQQSKLPK
- the ispE gene encoding 4-(cytidine 5'-diphospho)-2-C-methyl-D-erythritol kinase, with product MYYVKAPAKINLTLDVLHKRPDGYHEVEMIMTTVDLADRIGLEVREDGEIHILSVDRFVPNDHRNLAYQAAKVLKDTYQVKLGVSIKIEKNIPVAAGLAGGSSDAAATLRGLNTIWGLGLTLDELAQIGTKIGSDVPFCVYGGTALATGRGEKIRELPAPANCWIILAKPTLGVSTADIYGNLKINNIVHPNTKHMVKAIEEKDFDLMCASVGNVLEEVTLKLYPEVAGLKEQMQKFGADAVLMSGSGPTVFGLVNQESRVQRVYNGLRGFCDEVYAVRLIGDRDSLA
- the purR gene encoding pur operon repressor; protein product: MKWKRSERLVDMTHYLIEHPHKLISLTFFASLYESAKSSISEDLTIVKETFEERGRGLLVTVPGAAGGVKFIPTMTDQDVKQIAADLIEQLSKVERLLPGGYLYMTDLLGNPSLMNKVGKVFASAFANEKIDAIMTVATKGIPIAHAIARHLNVPVVVVRRDSKVTEGPTVSINYVSGSARRIQTMVLSKRSMEKGQRVLVTDDFMKVGGTINGMKSLLEEFNCELAGIAVLVEAEHEGEQLVDDYLSLVKLHEVNEKDGTIALTEGNYFEKGGNLDESSINN
- a CDS encoding RidA family protein — protein: MKAVSTTNAPAAIGPYVQGVIVNGMFYSSGQIPLTPGGEVVEGSITEQTAQVFANLDAVLTEAGSSLSKVVKTLVFLKDMNDFVEFNEAYEKHFEGHKPARSAVEVARLPKDVKVEIEVIAII
- the spoVG gene encoding septation regulator SpoVG translates to MEVTDVRLRKVLTDGRMRAIASITLDNEFVVHDIRVIDGNDGLFVAMPSKRTPEGEFRDIAHPINSGTRSKIQEAVLYAYHLSDDVEEERLKEASI
- the glmU gene encoding bifunctional UDP-N-acetylglucosamine diphosphorylase/glucosamine-1-phosphate N-acetyltransferase GlmU; its protein translation is MTNTYAVVLAAGKGTRMKSSLYKVLHPVCGKPMVEHVVENMEKLGVEKIVTIVGHGAETVQSQLGNRSEYALQVEQLGTAHAVLQAEPALATLSGTTIVICGDTPLITVETMNNLLNHHKQTGAKATILTAIADNPTGYGRIIRSEDGNVKSIVEQKDASQEELLVNEINSGTYCFDNEALFKSIKLVKNENAQGEYYLPDVIEILQKEGEVISAFAANEFEESLGINDRIALSQAEQIMRSRIAHHHMREGVTIIDPQNTYISSEAIIGPDTVLQPGVIIEGKTTIGENCTIGPNSHIVSSVIGNGTTIHSSVVLSSEVGDHTAIGPFAHIRPKSEVGNDVKIGNFVEVKKSTVGNGSKISHLSYMGDASIGSNVNVGCGAITVNYDGENKFVTTIEDDAFVGCNSNLIAPVTIGSRAYVAAGSTITKDVPGEALAIGRVRQENKEGYVNKQKLK
- a CDS encoding ribose-phosphate diphosphokinase; its protein translation is MPEQYANSKLKIFTLNSNRELAEEIAKEVGVPLGKSTVTRFSDGEVQINIEESIRGCDVFIVQSTSGPVNEHLMELLIMLDALKRASARTISVVIPYYGYARQDRKARAREPITAKLVADLLTTAGATRAIVLDLHAPQIQGFFNIPIDHLVAAPILSDYFLGKNFDPAELVIVSPDHGGVTRARKMADRLKAPIAIIDKRRPRPNVAEVMNIVGNVEGKTAILIDDIIDTAGTISIAAAALMESGAKEVYACCTHPVLSGPAIERIDNSVIKELVITNSIQLAEDKTSPKIKELSVAKLLGDAIVRVFEEKSVSTLFD
- a CDS encoding 50S ribosomal protein L25/general stress protein Ctc — its product is MSTLVKTQKREHKDNAKLRKSGFIPAVVYGFELETQSIALNEKDLSKALREVGRNGVMKLEVDGKPVNVVLSDYQMNILKGQIIHADFLAINMKEELEVNVIVNMIGDLVGASEGGMLQQPNREITIKVKPSDIPESIDVDVSNMVIGDTLTVADIRAKKHYTIVNEDDYTLVTVSAPRVEVEETESTEADGAEVTEETITEE
- the pth gene encoding aminoacyl-tRNA hydrolase; protein product: MKIIVGLGNPGKQFESTRHNIGFHVIDELSSRLNIPLTQSKFNGMYGISHVGTEKVMLLKPLTYMNLSGECIVPMMDYFEVEDDQIVVIYDDLDLQVGKLRLRQKGSAGGHNGIKSIIQHLGTQEFNRIRIGVDRPKNGMKVPDYVLSRFSDDEKTEMEQAVKKSADACEDWLLKSFLEVMNTYNGA